From the Alkalibacter saccharofermentans DSM 14828 genome, the window AGGAATTATATACGTGATATCCGATTCTCTTGGAGAAACGGGAGAGTTGGTAGCCAAAGCTGGAAAAATACAGTTCAATACCAGCATCAGTGACATAAAAAGATTTCCATTTGTTTTGGAAAAGGAACAGATCGACGAAATTCTCTACGAAGCAAAAGAGGATAATTCCATAGTAGTATATACTTTGGTAGTTCCTGAAATGAAAGAATATATGAGAAACAAGTGCGATGAGTACGGAATTCCGGCTATAGATGTAATCGGGCCGGTGATCGATGCCCTTCGCTTAATGACAAAAAAAGAACCGCTCTATGAAGCGGGCCTGAACAGAAGACTGGATGCCGACTATTTTAAAAAAGTAGAAGCCATAGAATTTGCAGTCAAATATGACGACGGCAAGGATTCTAGAGGGATAAAAAAAGCAGATGTCATATTGCTTGGCATTTCCAGAACTTCAAAGACGCCTCTTAGCATGTATTTGGCGCACAAAAACGTAAAAGTTGCAAATATACCATTGGTTCCGGAAGTGGATCCTCCCAAGGAATTGTTTGAACCCATAAAGGGCAAAATAATAGGCTTGACCAACGATCCGGATAAGCTAAATCACATACGTATAGAAAGATTAAAAGCTCTGGGGCTTGATTATACTGCTAACTACGCCAATATGGAACGAATTTTAAATGAACTTGATTATGCTGAGAAACTTTTTCATAAATTGCGGTGTCCGGTAATCAATGTATCCACTAAGGCAATAGAGGAGACCGCCAGCATAGTATTATCTATCATTCGTGAGGGGGAGCAATTATGAGTAAAAAATATGTTTATCTTTTTGAAGAAGGAAATGCAAAAATGAAAGCTTTATTGGGCGGAAAGGGAGCCAACTTGGCGGAGATGACCAACATTGGACTTCCCGTACCTCCCGGGCTTACGGTTTCAACAGATGCCTGCAGAACATATTATGAAAATGGAAAGCGGATCAATGATGAAATCATCAGCCAGATCCATGAGGGATTAAATGTAATTGAAGAAAAGACCGGAAAAAAATTCGGCGACAGGACCAATCCTTTGTTGGTATCAGTAAGATCCGGTGCTGCGTTTTCCATGCCGGGAATGATGGATACGATTCTTAACCTAGGGCTTAACGATAAAACGGTAATGGCTGTAGGAGAAAAAACCGAAAATTTGAGATTTGCCTATGACAGTTATAGAAGATTTATCCAGATGTTTTCTGATGTTGTTTTGGACATTCCAAAATTCAGGTTCGAAGCGGTGCTTGACAAGTACAAAGACAGGAATGGATACGAAAATGATACTCAGCTGACAGTTGTGGACTTGAAAGATATAGTAGACGAATATAAGAGCATAGTAAAAAAGGAAACAGGCAAGGAATTTGCACAAGATCCTAACGAGCAGCTTATTGAGTCTATCAATGCAGTTTTCAGGTCTTGGAACAATGCAAGAGCGATCGCGTATAGAAATCTTTACGATATTCCACATAATCTAGGAACTGCTGTTAACGTTCAATCAATGGTTTTCGGTAATATGGGCGAAGACTCCGGTACTGGAGTAGCCTTCACTAGAAATCCCGCAACCGGAGAGAAAAAACTCTATGGAGAATTTTTGATGGAT encodes:
- a CDS encoding pyruvate, water dikinase regulatory protein — translated: MLENKRGIIYVISDSLGETGELVAKAGKIQFNTSISDIKRFPFVLEKEQIDEILYEAKEDNSIVVYTLVVPEMKEYMRNKCDEYGIPAIDVIGPVIDALRLMTKKEPLYEAGLNRRLDADYFKKVEAIEFAVKYDDGKDSRGIKKADVILLGISRTSKTPLSMYLAHKNVKVANIPLVPEVDPPKELFEPIKGKIIGLTNDPDKLNHIRIERLKALGLDYTANYANMERILNELDYAEKLFHKLRCPVINVSTKAIEETASIVLSIIREGEQL